The Flaviramulus sp. BrNp1-15 genome has a window encoding:
- the mraZ gene encoding division/cell wall cluster transcriptional repressor MraZ: MDLITGTYDCKVDAKGRLMMPAAIKKQLSSVLQDGFVLRRSVFQKCLELYPMGEWQILMQKMNKLNKFKKKNNDFIRRFTAGAKMVEVDVNGRLLVPKDLTVFANISKNIVVASAINIIEIWDKDLYEQAIDDAAVDFADLAEEVMGQDDDDHGIS; the protein is encoded by the coding sequence TTGGACTTAATAACAGGCACATACGATTGTAAAGTTGATGCAAAAGGCAGATTAATGATGCCTGCTGCAATCAAAAAACAACTGTCTTCAGTTTTGCAAGATGGGTTTGTGTTGCGTCGTTCGGTGTTTCAAAAATGTTTAGAGTTGTATCCAATGGGTGAGTGGCAAATACTCATGCAGAAAATGAACAAGCTTAATAAGTTCAAGAAAAAGAACAACGATTTTATTAGAAGATTTACAGCGGGAGCTAAAATGGTTGAGGTTGATGTGAATGGACGTTTGTTAGTGCCTAAGGATTTAACGGTTTTTGCAAATATTTCAAAAAATATAGTGGTGGCCTCTGCTATAAATATCATTGAAATCTGGGATAAAGATTTATACGAACAAGCTATTGATGATGCAGCTGTTGATTTTGCTGATTTAGCTGAAGAAGTAATGGGACAAGATGATGATGACCATGGAATATCATAA
- a CDS encoding penicillin-binding protein: MFIFGVAVVFKLLSIQFIQGDKYRALATERVVKDVVIPANRGNVYSVNGNLLATSIPKYDIRIDALTPSLYTFEKYLKPLCDSLSKYSGKSSAKLEKDLRRARANKNRYYLLARNIGYSDYIRLRNFPLLELGAFKGGLIVEQTTKREHPMGGIAQRTIGYERWDEEGNVTRPGIDGAFGVKYLRGVDGKRKKQQIGKGQWKPLSDANEVEPQDGYDVYTTIDVNIQDIAHHALLEQLEKYKADHGCVVVMETKTGEIRAISNLGRNKNGHYYERLNYAVGESHESGSTFKLMALAAAFEDKLVDTSDVVDTEKGIVRYYGKSVRDSKHGGYGKISISEAFEVSSNTGIVKAIDKAYKKQPEKFVDRLYKMNLNQDLNLPIIGEPKPIIPDPRIKNGRWSGIALQWMAYGYGVSFTPLQTLAFYNAVANDGVMVKPRFLREVKEFDRVVEPFKEEVINKQICSKETILKLQQLLKNVVEKEHGTGHRLYSDNFSMAGKTGTCQKDYKDKEKLNYISSFAGYFPADNPKYSCIVVIHEPDKSVGYYGADVSGPVFKKVAQKIFIDTPIVDEVETLDVKIASVENEYEGFYKTAQTYKTIMPNLVGMPAMDAVVLLENMQIDVRVKLEGNGVVKAQSVDKNTELKNNQTVVLTAS; encoded by the coding sequence ATGTTCATCTTCGGAGTGGCTGTGGTATTTAAATTGCTAAGTATTCAGTTTATACAAGGTGATAAATACAGAGCGCTTGCTACAGAACGTGTTGTTAAAGATGTAGTGATACCTGCAAATAGAGGAAATGTGTATTCTGTAAATGGTAATTTGTTAGCAACTTCAATTCCAAAATATGATATTAGAATTGATGCCTTAACGCCTTCGCTTTACACTTTTGAAAAATATCTGAAGCCATTATGCGATTCGCTTTCAAAATATTCGGGTAAATCTTCAGCAAAACTTGAAAAAGACTTAAGACGAGCAAGAGCTAATAAAAATAGATATTATCTGTTAGCTAGAAATATTGGCTATTCAGATTACATACGATTACGAAATTTTCCTTTACTGGAACTTGGTGCATTTAAAGGCGGTTTAATTGTAGAGCAAACTACAAAACGTGAACACCCAATGGGTGGAATTGCACAAAGAACCATTGGTTATGAGCGTTGGGATGAAGAAGGTAATGTTACAAGACCGGGTATTGATGGCGCTTTTGGGGTGAAATATTTACGTGGTGTTGATGGAAAACGTAAAAAACAGCAAATAGGAAAAGGGCAGTGGAAACCATTAAGTGATGCTAATGAAGTTGAACCGCAAGATGGATACGATGTTTATACAACTATAGATGTTAATATACAAGATATTGCACATCATGCTTTATTGGAGCAACTTGAAAAATATAAAGCAGACCACGGTTGTGTGGTAGTAATGGAAACTAAAACTGGTGAAATTCGTGCGATTTCAAATTTAGGAAGAAATAAAAATGGTCATTATTACGAACGACTAAATTATGCAGTTGGAGAAAGTCATGAGTCAGGTTCTACGTTTAAACTAATGGCTTTGGCTGCTGCTTTTGAAGATAAGTTGGTAGATACAAGTGATGTGGTAGATACTGAAAAAGGCATTGTAAGATATTATGGTAAATCAGTTCGCGACTCAAAGCATGGTGGATATGGTAAAATATCCATATCTGAGGCTTTTGAAGTTTCATCTAACACGGGTATTGTAAAAGCAATTGATAAGGCTTACAAAAAACAGCCAGAAAAGTTTGTAGATAGGTTGTACAAAATGAATCTTAATCAAGATTTAAATCTTCCAATTATAGGTGAACCAAAACCAATTATTCCAGATCCTAGAATTAAAAATGGACGTTGGAGTGGTATTGCATTGCAATGGATGGCTTATGGTTACGGGGTTTCATTTACACCTTTGCAAACACTAGCGTTTTATAACGCGGTGGCGAATGATGGTGTTATGGTAAAGCCTAGGTTTTTAAGAGAGGTTAAAGAATTTGATAGAGTAGTAGAGCCTTTTAAAGAAGAGGTTATTAATAAACAAATATGCTCTAAAGAAACTATTTTAAAGTTGCAACAACTTCTTAAAAACGTAGTTGAAAAAGAACATGGAACAGGGCATAGGTTGTATTCTGATAACTTCTCAATGGCAGGAAAAACAGGAACCTGTCAAAAAGATTATAAGGATAAAGAGAAATTAAATTATATCTCATCGTTCGCAGGGTATTTTCCAGCAGATAATCCTAAATATTCATGCATTGTGGTTATACACGAGCCAGATAAAAGTGTTGGGTATTATGGTGCAGATGTTTCGGGACCTGTGTTTAAAAAAGTAGCTCAAAAAATATTTATAGACACACCTATTGTAGATGAAGTTGAAACGCTTGATGTTAAAATAGCTTCTGTAGAAAATGAATATGAAGGTTTTTACAAAACCGCTCAAACGTATAAAACCATTATGCCAAATCTAGTGGGTATGCCAGCAATGGATGCTGTGGTGCTTCTAGAAAATATGCAGATAGATGTTAGGGTAAAATTAGAAGGTAATGGTGTTGTAAAAGCGCAATCTGTTGATAAGAATACAGAATTAAAGAATAATCAAACCGTAGTACTAACCGCTTCATGA
- the rsmH gene encoding 16S rRNA (cytosine(1402)-N(4))-methyltransferase RsmH produces the protein MEYHNPVLLKETVDGLNINPDGVYVDVTFGGGGHSKEILKRLSDRGKLFAFDQDLDALENAIDDSRFTLINENFRHIRRFLRFYGVKEVDGVLADFGVSSHQFDVAERGFSTRFEADLDMRMNQESELSAFHVVNEYSEERLKQVFSEYGELRAAPAMARLILEHREKEPIVTSEQLKGVLKKFLPPRHENKVLAQIYQAIRIEVNQELEALKEFLQQTPEILKKGGRLSVISYHSLEDRLVKRFIRNGMFEGEPERDMFGNFEVPLKKVNGLIVPTAQEIKSNSRARSAKLRIAEKL, from the coding sequence ATGGAATATCATAACCCTGTACTTTTAAAAGAAACCGTTGATGGGTTAAATATTAATCCGGATGGGGTTTATGTGGATGTCACTTTTGGTGGTGGTGGTCACAGTAAAGAAATATTAAAACGTCTTAGTGATAGAGGAAAGTTGTTTGCTTTCGATCAAGATTTAGATGCTCTTGAAAATGCTATTGATGATTCTAGATTTACTTTAATAAATGAAAATTTCAGGCATATAAGACGGTTTTTGCGTTTTTATGGTGTTAAAGAAGTGGATGGGGTTTTGGCAGATTTTGGTGTGTCTTCACATCAATTTGATGTGGCAGAACGTGGTTTTTCAACACGTTTTGAAGCTGATTTAGATATGCGGATGAATCAGGAAAGTGAATTATCGGCATTTCATGTGGTAAATGAATATAGTGAAGAGCGGTTAAAACAAGTGTTTTCGGAATATGGAGAGCTACGCGCTGCACCAGCTATGGCAAGATTAATTTTAGAGCATAGAGAAAAAGAGCCAATTGTAACAAGTGAGCAATTAAAGGGTGTGTTAAAAAAGTTTTTACCACCAAGGCATGAAAATAAAGTGTTGGCTCAAATATATCAAGCTATTAGAATTGAAGTTAATCAAGAGTTAGAAGCGTTAAAAGAATTTTTGCAACAAACACCAGAAATCTTAAAAAAAGGAGGTCGGTTAAGTGTTATTTCTTATCACTCTCTTGAAGATAGATTGGTAAAACGATTTATAAGAAATGGCATGTTTGAAGGAGAACCGGAACGCGATATGTTTGGAAACTTTGAGGTGCCTTTAAAAAAAGTAAATGGTTTAATCGTGCCAACAGCACAGGAGATAAAAAGTAATAGTAGGGCTAGAAGTGCGAAGCTTAGAATTGCGGAGAAATTATAA
- a CDS encoding UDP-N-acetylmuramoyl-L-alanyl-D-glutamate--2,6-diaminopimelate ligase, producing MIVLKDILYKVTINAVVGSTNIDVIAVHFDSRKIKSGDLFVAIKGLVADGHKFIDTAIKNGAKSIVCEVLPNHLAEGITYVEVDNSSKALAIIASNYYDNPSENLRLVGVTGTNGKTTVASLLYQLFKKAGYKVGLLSTVKIMVDNTEYKATHTTPDSLTINTYLNEMNAAGVEFCFMEVSSHGIHQYRTEGLHFEGGIFTNLSHDHLDYHNSFAEYRDVKKKFFDELSEKAFALVNVDDKNGLVMLQNTKARKYTYALKQYADYKSQILENQFGGLLLKVNDSEVWTRLIGNFNAYNVLAIYATAELLGLEKVEILRLISDLESVSGRFQYLISDEKITAIVDYAHTPDALKNVLETINSIRTKNEELITVVGCGGDRDKTKRPKMGHIASALSTKVIFTSDNPRSEVPETIIEDIEKGVEPQNYKKTMSITDRKQAIKTACQLAQPNDIILIAGKGHETYQEIKGERFDFDDFKIVQEFLKQLQK from the coding sequence ATGATAGTATTAAAAGACATATTGTATAAGGTAACTATCAACGCGGTTGTTGGAAGTACTAATATAGATGTGATTGCTGTACATTTTGATTCTCGTAAAATCAAAAGTGGCGATTTATTTGTGGCTATTAAAGGTCTTGTTGCAGACGGACATAAGTTTATAGATACGGCTATAAAAAATGGAGCAAAAAGTATTGTTTGTGAGGTGTTGCCAAATCATCTTGCAGAAGGTATTACTTATGTAGAGGTTGATAATTCTAGTAAAGCCTTAGCTATTATAGCTTCAAATTATTACGATAATCCATCAGAAAATTTAAGACTGGTTGGTGTTACAGGTACAAACGGAAAAACAACTGTAGCTAGTTTACTGTATCAGTTATTTAAAAAAGCAGGATATAAAGTGGGGTTATTGTCTACCGTAAAAATTATGGTTGATAATACAGAATATAAGGCAACACATACTACGCCAGATTCATTAACTATTAATACCTATCTAAATGAAATGAATGCGGCTGGAGTTGAGTTTTGTTTTATGGAAGTAAGCTCCCACGGTATTCATCAATATAGAACCGAAGGTTTGCATTTTGAAGGTGGTATATTCACAAACCTCTCGCATGATCATTTAGATTATCATAATTCATTTGCAGAATATAGAGATGTAAAAAAGAAGTTTTTTGATGAGTTGTCAGAAAAAGCTTTTGCGCTTGTAAATGTTGATGATAAAAATGGTTTGGTGATGCTGCAAAATACCAAAGCCAGAAAGTACACCTACGCCTTAAAACAGTATGCCGATTATAAATCTCAAATATTAGAAAATCAGTTTGGAGGCTTATTGCTTAAAGTAAACGATAGTGAAGTTTGGACAAGGCTTATTGGAAATTTTAATGCATATAACGTTTTAGCTATTTATGCTACTGCAGAATTATTAGGGCTTGAAAAAGTAGAAATACTCCGATTAATAAGCGATTTAGAAAGTGTAAGCGGACGTTTTCAATATTTAATTTCAGACGAAAAAATCACTGCAATAGTTGATTATGCACACACACCTGATGCACTTAAAAATGTGTTAGAAACCATAAATAGTATTCGTACTAAAAATGAAGAGTTAATCACTGTTGTTGGCTGTGGTGGAGATAGAGATAAAACCAAGCGCCCAAAAATGGGACATATTGCATCGGCTTTAAGTACTAAAGTAATTTTTACCAGCGATAATCCAAGAAGTGAAGTTCCTGAAACCATTATAGAAGACATAGAGAAAGGTGTAGAGCCTCAAAATTATAAAAAAACAATGTCTATAACAGACAGAAAACAGGCTATAAAAACAGCTTGTCAATTGGCGCAGCCAAACGATATCATTTTAATTGCTGGAAAAGGTCATGAAACCTATCAGGAAATTAAAGGAGAAAGATTTGATTTTGACGATTTTAAAATTGTACAAGAATTTTTAAAACAATTACAAAAGTAA
- the mraY gene encoding phospho-N-acetylmuramoyl-pentapeptide-transferase, with translation MLYYLFEYLEKQFQFPGATLFGFLTFRAALAMILSLLISTIYGKRIIKFLKKKQLGETIRDLGLEGQAEKAGTPTMGGIIIILATLIPVVLLAKLENIYIILLIVTTIWMGTIGFIDDYIKKFKNDKEGLKGRFKILGQVGLGVIVGMTLFFHQDVTMKEKLPVEEQRVLLAENPDIEPSKLFQDEVKSTKTTIPFVKGNEFDYADLITWISPDLKKYAWVIFILVAIFIITAVSNGANLTDGIDGLAAGTSAIIVLTLGIFAWVSGNIIFSEYLNIMYIPRVEEITIYITAFVGSLIGFLWYNTYPAQVFMGDTGSLTIGGIIAVIAIAVRKEWLIPVLCGIFLAENLSVVMQVSWFKYTKKKYGEGRRIFKMSPLHHHYQKSGYHESKIVTRFWIIGILLAILSIVTLKIR, from the coding sequence ATGCTGTATTATCTATTTGAATATTTAGAAAAACAGTTCCAGTTTCCTGGGGCAACACTTTTTGGGTTTTTAACTTTTAGAGCTGCTCTGGCTATGATTTTGTCGTTGTTAATTTCTACTATTTACGGTAAAAGAATCATTAAGTTTTTAAAGAAAAAACAGCTTGGTGAAACTATTAGAGACTTGGGGTTAGAAGGGCAAGCAGAAAAGGCAGGTACGCCAACAATGGGTGGAATTATTATTATTTTAGCCACTTTAATTCCGGTGGTTTTATTAGCCAAATTAGAAAACATTTATATCATCCTTTTAATAGTAACTACTATTTGGATGGGAACTATTGGTTTTATTGATGATTATATCAAAAAGTTTAAAAATGATAAAGAAGGTTTAAAAGGAAGGTTTAAAATTTTAGGGCAGGTTGGTCTAGGTGTTATAGTGGGAATGACGCTCTTTTTTCATCAGGATGTGACTATGAAAGAAAAGCTTCCTGTTGAGGAGCAACGAGTACTTCTGGCTGAAAACCCAGATATAGAGCCTTCTAAATTGTTTCAAGATGAAGTGAAGTCAACAAAAACAACCATTCCGTTTGTAAAAGGAAACGAGTTTGACTACGCAGATTTAATTACTTGGATTAGTCCTGATTTAAAAAAGTATGCTTGGGTAATTTTTATTCTAGTTGCCATTTTTATAATCACAGCTGTTTCTAATGGTGCTAATTTAACTGATGGTATTGATGGTTTAGCTGCTGGAACTTCAGCAATTATTGTGCTCACTTTAGGGATTTTTGCATGGGTATCTGGTAATATCATTTTTTCAGAATATCTCAATATCATGTACATCCCAAGAGTTGAAGAAATCACAATTTACATTACGGCATTTGTAGGTTCGCTTATTGGGTTTTTATGGTACAATACGTATCCGGCTCAAGTGTTTATGGGAGATACAGGGAGTTTAACCATTGGTGGGATAATAGCAGTAATTGCTATTGCTGTGCGTAAAGAATGGTTAATACCAGTGCTGTGTGGCATCTTTTTAGCCGAAAATTTATCAGTCGTTATGCAGGTAAGTTGGTTTAAATATACCAAGAAGAAATACGGTGAAGGGCGTCGCATTTTTAAAATGTCGCCGTTGCATCATCATTATCAGAAATCAGGATATCACGAAAGTAAAATAGTAACACGTTTTTGGATTATAGGTATTCTGCTTGCAATTCTTTCAATTGTAACATTGAAGATTCGATAG
- a CDS encoding FtsL-like putative cell division protein yields the protein MKKSIYNILKGTFLVSDDSFKNWRFILVISGLAIIMIASSHSADKKVYEIARLKNEVKEMRSAFVDGRSKLMKLKMESHVVSVMKEKGLSPSVIPPKKIKVKTQN from the coding sequence ATGAAAAAAAGCATATACAACATATTAAAAGGTACTTTTTTAGTTAGCGATGATTCTTTTAAAAACTGGAGATTCATCCTTGTTATTTCTGGTCTGGCTATAATTATGATAGCGAGTTCACACAGTGCAGATAAAAAAGTATATGAAATTGCACGATTAAAAAATGAAGTAAAAGAAATGCGATCTGCCTTTGTTGATGGGCGGTCAAAACTCATGAAGCTTAAAATGGAGTCGCATGTAGTTAGTGTAATGAAAGAAAAGGGCTTGTCGCCTTCGGTGATTCCACCAAAAAAAATAAAAGTAAAAACCCAAAACTGA